In Pseudomonas lalkuanensis, the following are encoded in one genomic region:
- a CDS encoding sensor histidine kinase, with protein sequence MEFKQSLARRILIAFVLMTALVGGTFAVGIIEVVHVIEEQLISRDLNNELTRVLTQNIAQGRTPSLDSDTRFYSSDGRGPYALPEDLAGLKLGFHEVFEGENSYHALVREIDGRRYVMLQDQSDFEAREQVLYRVVMVGFGISVVLALLLGWLLARKVIEPVVRLAGQVRHRDQLLGMAPPLAPDYASDEVGQLAQAFDDTLGRLHEVLNRERLFTSDVSHELRTPLMVLATSCELLAENPSLDTRGRNQVERIARATEEMRDLVQTFLMLARSQRDEASVAPQASLSSVADDLASQWRGAIEHKGLRFEYQPGQPQERRYNASFLRSVLGNLLRNALHYTDSGSIRLVLKDDGFVVEDSGVGIPEEDREAMFRPFVRGPAKRGDGLGLGLSLVQRICDNQGWTVSLSASQPTGCRFEVDLKGNANPAS encoded by the coding sequence ATGGAGTTTAAGCAGAGCCTGGCTCGACGGATTCTCATCGCCTTCGTACTGATGACCGCGCTCGTGGGCGGCACCTTCGCGGTGGGGATCATCGAGGTGGTGCATGTAATCGAGGAGCAGCTGATCTCCCGCGACCTGAACAACGAGCTCACGCGGGTCCTGACCCAGAACATCGCCCAGGGCCGGACGCCCAGCCTGGACAGCGACACCCGTTTCTACAGCAGCGACGGACGTGGCCCCTACGCCCTGCCAGAAGACCTCGCCGGTCTGAAGCTGGGGTTCCACGAAGTCTTCGAGGGCGAGAACTCCTACCATGCGCTGGTGCGCGAGATCGATGGCCGACGCTATGTGATGCTGCAGGACCAGAGCGATTTCGAGGCCCGCGAACAGGTGCTCTACCGCGTGGTGATGGTCGGCTTCGGCATCAGTGTGGTACTGGCCCTGCTGCTGGGCTGGCTGCTGGCGCGCAAGGTCATCGAGCCCGTTGTTCGCCTGGCCGGCCAGGTCCGCCATCGCGATCAGTTGCTGGGCATGGCGCCGCCGCTGGCGCCGGATTACGCCTCCGACGAGGTGGGCCAACTGGCCCAGGCGTTCGACGACACCCTGGGCCGGCTGCACGAGGTACTGAACCGCGAGCGCCTGTTCACCAGTGACGTCAGCCACGAGCTGCGTACGCCGCTGATGGTGCTGGCCACATCCTGCGAGCTGTTGGCGGAGAACCCCAGCCTCGATACCCGGGGCCGCAACCAGGTGGAGCGCATCGCCCGTGCCACCGAGGAAATGCGCGACCTGGTGCAGACCTTCCTGATGCTGGCGCGCTCCCAGCGCGATGAGGCCAGCGTGGCGCCCCAGGCGAGCCTGAGCAGCGTGGCCGATGACCTCGCCAGCCAATGGCGTGGCGCTATCGAACACAAGGGGCTGCGCTTCGAATACCAGCCGGGGCAGCCCCAGGAGCGGCGCTATAACGCTTCTTTCCTGCGCTCGGTGCTGGGCAACCTGTTGCGCAACGCCCTGCACTACACCGACAGCGGCAGCATCCGCCTGGTCTTGAAGGACGACGGATTCGTGGTGGAGGACAGCGGCGTCGGCATCCCCGAGGAGGATCGCGAGGCGATGTTCCGCCCCTTCGTCCGGGGGCCTGCCAAGCGCGGCGACGGCCTGGGTCTGGGCCTTTCGCTGGTGCAGCGGATCTGCGACAACCAGGGCTGGACCGTCAGCCTGAGCGCCTCCCAGCCCACGGGTTGCCGTTTCGAGGTGGACCTCAAGGGAAACGCCAATCCCGCTTCTTGA
- a CDS encoding response regulator transcription factor encodes MRILLVEDNNDILGNMVDFLELKGYSVDCARDGLSGLHLASSEHYDLIVLDIMLPGLDGYNLCRRLRDEARRDTPVIMLTARDGLDDRLQGFKSGADDYLLKPFALSELAARIEAVLRRSQGGGKRSLKVADLSYDLDTLEVTRAGKTLKLNPIGLKLLAVLMQKSPHLVRREALEEALWGDDCPDSDSLRSHIHQLRQVIDKPFGKPLLHTMHGLGYRLAESADGV; translated from the coding sequence ATGCGGATCCTGCTAGTCGAAGACAACAACGACATCCTCGGCAACATGGTCGACTTCCTTGAACTCAAGGGCTACAGCGTCGACTGCGCGCGGGACGGGCTCTCCGGCCTGCACCTGGCCAGCAGCGAGCACTACGACCTGATCGTGCTCGACATCATGTTGCCGGGGCTGGATGGCTACAATCTCTGCCGCCGCCTGCGCGACGAAGCCCGGCGCGATACGCCGGTGATCATGCTCACCGCCCGCGACGGCCTGGACGACCGGCTACAGGGCTTCAAGTCCGGTGCCGATGACTACCTGCTCAAACCGTTCGCATTGTCCGAGCTGGCCGCCCGCATCGAGGCGGTGCTGCGCCGTTCCCAGGGCGGCGGCAAGCGCAGCCTGAAAGTGGCCGATCTCAGCTATGACCTGGACACGCTGGAGGTCACTCGCGCGGGCAAGACGCTCAAGCTCAACCCCATCGGTCTCAAGCTGCTCGCCGTGCTGATGCAGAAGAGCCCGCACCTCGTGCGCCGCGAAGCGCTGGAAGAGGCGTTGTGGGGGGACGACTGTCCCGACAGCGACAGCCTGCGCAGCCACATCCACCAGTTGCGCCAGGTGATCGACAAACCCTTCGGCAAGCCGTTGCTGCACACCATGCATGGGCTGGGCTACCGCCTGGCGGAGTCGGCCGATGGAGTTTAA
- the groL gene encoding chaperonin GroEL (60 kDa chaperone family; promotes refolding of misfolded polypeptides especially under stressful conditions; forms two stacked rings of heptamers to form a barrel-shaped 14mer; ends can be capped by GroES; misfolded proteins enter the barrel where they are refolded when GroES binds), translated as MAAKEVKFGDSARKKMLVGVNVLADAVKATLGPKGRNVVLDKSFGAPTITKDGVSVAKEIELKDKFENMGAQLVKDVASKANDAAGDGTTTATVLAQAIVNEGLKAVAAGMNPMDLKRGIDKATIAIVAQLKELAKPCADTKAIAQVGTISANSDDSIGNIIAEAMEKVGKEGVITVEEGSGLENELSVVEGMQFDRGYLSPYFINKPDTMVAELDGPLILLVDKKISNIREMLPVLEAVAKAGRPLLIVAEDVEGEALATLVVNNMRGIVKVAAVKAPGFGDRRKAMLQDIAILTGGTVISEEVGLSLESASLEHLGNAKRVVLSKENTTIIDGAGAQADIEARVAQIRKQVEETTSDYDKEKLQERLAKLAGGVAVIKVGAATEVEMKEKKARVEDALHATRAAVEEGVVPGGGVALVRALQAIEGLKGDNDDQNVGIALLRRAVEAPLRQIVANAGDEPSVVVDKVKQGAGNFGFNAATGVYGDMIEMGILDPAKVTRSALQAAASIGGLMITTEAMVAEAADDKPAPAMPDMGGMGGMGGMM; from the coding sequence ATGGCTGCTAAAGAAGTCAAATTCGGCGATTCCGCTCGCAAGAAAATGCTGGTCGGCGTGAACGTACTGGCCGACGCCGTTAAAGCCACCCTCGGCCCGAAAGGCCGTAACGTGGTTCTGGACAAGAGCTTCGGCGCTCCGACCATCACCAAGGACGGCGTTTCCGTTGCCAAGGAAATCGAGCTGAAAGACAAGTTCGAGAACATGGGCGCCCAACTGGTGAAAGACGTTGCCTCCAAGGCCAACGACGCTGCCGGTGACGGCACCACCACCGCTACCGTCCTGGCCCAGGCCATCGTCAACGAAGGCCTGAAGGCCGTTGCCGCCGGCATGAACCCGATGGACCTGAAGCGCGGCATCGACAAGGCGACCATCGCCATCGTTGCCCAGCTGAAAGAGCTGGCCAAGCCCTGCGCCGACACCAAGGCCATCGCCCAGGTAGGCACCATCTCCGCCAACTCCGACGACTCCATCGGCAACATCATTGCCGAAGCCATGGAGAAAGTGGGCAAGGAAGGCGTGATCACCGTTGAAGAAGGCTCGGGCCTGGAAAACGAACTGTCCGTCGTAGAAGGCATGCAGTTCGACCGCGGCTACCTGTCCCCCTACTTCATCAACAAGCCGGACACCATGGTCGCCGAGCTCGACGGCCCGCTGATCCTGCTGGTCGACAAGAAGATCTCCAACATCCGCGAAATGCTGCCGGTCCTGGAAGCAGTCGCCAAAGCCGGCCGCCCGCTGCTGATCGTCGCTGAAGACGTTGAAGGCGAAGCCCTGGCTACCCTGGTTGTGAACAACATGCGTGGCATCGTCAAAGTCGCAGCCGTCAAGGCTCCGGGCTTCGGCGACCGTCGCAAGGCCATGCTGCAGGACATCGCCATCCTGACCGGCGGCACCGTGATCTCCGAAGAAGTCGGCCTGTCCCTGGAAAGCGCTTCCCTGGAGCACCTGGGTAACGCCAAGCGCGTTGTCCTGAGCAAGGAAAACACCACCATCATCGACGGCGCTGGCGCCCAGGCTGACATCGAAGCCCGCGTTGCCCAGATCCGCAAGCAAGTCGAAGAGACCACCTCCGACTACGACAAGGAGAAGCTGCAAGAGCGTCTGGCCAAGCTGGCTGGCGGTGTTGCCGTGATCAAGGTCGGTGCGGCTACCGAAGTCGAGATGAAAGAGAAGAAGGCCCGCGTTGAAGACGCCCTGCACGCTACCCGTGCTGCCGTCGAAGAAGGCGTGGTTCCTGGCGGTGGCGTAGCCCTGGTTCGCGCCCTGCAGGCCATCGAAGGCCTGAAAGGCGACAACGACGACCAGAACGTCGGTATCGCCCTGCTGCGTCGCGCTGTTGAAGCTCCGCTGCGCCAGATCGTGGCCAACGCCGGCGACGAGCCGAGCGTAGTGGTCGACAAGGTGAAGCAGGGTGCCGGCAATTTCGGCTTCAACGCTGCTACCGGCGTTTACGGCGACATGATCGAGATGGGCATCCTGGACCCGGCCAAGGTCACCCGTTCCGCCCTGCAGGCTGCGGCCTCCATCGGCGGTCTGATGATCACCACCGAGGCCATGGTTGCCGAAGCGGCTGACGACAAGCCGGCCCCGGCCATGCCTGACATGGGCGGCATGGGCGGCATGGGCGGCATGATGTAA
- a CDS encoding co-chaperone GroES, which yields MKLRPLHDRVVIRRSEEETKTAGGIVLPGSAAEKPNRGEVVAVGTGRLLDNGEVRPLAVKVGDQVVFGPYSGSNTIKVDGEELLVMGESEILAVVEA from the coding sequence ATGAAGCTTCGTCCTCTGCATGACCGCGTCGTCATCCGTCGCAGCGAAGAAGAGACCAAAACCGCTGGCGGCATCGTGCTGCCGGGCTCGGCCGCCGAGAAGCCGAACCGCGGCGAAGTCGTCGCTGTAGGCACCGGTCGCCTGCTGGACAACGGCGAAGTGCGTCCGCTGGCCGTGAAGGTCGGTGACCAGGTGGTGTTCGGCCCGTACTCCGGCAGCAACACCATCAAGGTCGATGGCGAAGAACTGCTGGTGATGGGCGAAAGCGAGATCCTCGCTGTCGTCGAAGCCTGA
- a CDS encoding FxsA family protein, which produces MRAFLFLFLLFPLIELAVLIQVGSAIGVLPTLLLVIGTAVLGSVLLRVAGVATAWRARERLARGEVPEQEMLEGLLIAVGGGLLLLPGFISDIFGLLCLIPFTRRLFIRNLRQRAEAQAIRQRAFADDLAARTGQTRPHVIEGEYERRDQ; this is translated from the coding sequence ATGCGCGCTTTTCTCTTTCTGTTCCTGCTCTTTCCGCTGATCGAGCTGGCCGTCCTGATCCAGGTCGGCAGCGCGATCGGCGTCCTGCCGACCCTGCTGCTGGTGATCGGTACCGCCGTGCTCGGCAGCGTCTTGCTGCGGGTGGCCGGTGTCGCCACCGCCTGGCGTGCCCGTGAGCGCCTGGCCCGCGGCGAGGTGCCGGAGCAGGAAATGCTCGAAGGCCTGCTGATTGCGGTCGGTGGCGGCCTGCTGCTGTTGCCGGGCTTCATCAGCGACATCTTCGGCCTGCTGTGCCTGATCCCCTTCACCCGCCGCCTGTTCATCCGCAACCTGCGCCAGCGCGCCGAAGCCCAGGCCATCCGTCAGCGCGCCTTCGCCGACGACCTGGCCGCTCGCACTGGCCAGACCCGCCCGCACGTGATCGAAGGCGAATACGAGCGCCGCGACCAATAA
- a CDS encoding HugZ family pyridoxamine 5'-phosphate oxidase, whose protein sequence is MSVKAAKHARELLLKEYQGVLSTHSKAMPGFPFGSVVPYCLDAEGRPLILISRIAQHTHNLQKDARCSLLVGERGAEDVQAAGRLTLLAEARQITDGAEVEAAATRYYRYFPHAEDYHRTHDFDFWRLEPVRARFIGGFGAIHWVDQLVLANAFAGEAEISMLEHMNSDHATAIAHYVELAGLPKEPAAEMVGIDTEGFHLRIGQTLYWLPFPTSCNNPGSVRQALVQLARAESWPTSGEAVA, encoded by the coding sequence GTGAGCGTGAAAGCCGCAAAGCATGCACGAGAATTGCTGCTCAAGGAATACCAGGGTGTGCTGTCCACCCATTCCAAAGCCATGCCGGGCTTCCCTTTCGGATCGGTGGTTCCCTATTGCCTGGACGCCGAAGGCAGGCCGCTGATCCTGATCAGCCGCATCGCCCAGCACACCCATAACCTGCAGAAGGATGCCAGGTGCTCCCTGCTGGTGGGCGAGCGCGGCGCCGAAGACGTCCAGGCTGCCGGCCGCCTGACGTTGCTGGCCGAAGCGCGGCAGATAACCGATGGTGCCGAGGTGGAAGCCGCCGCCACCCGTTACTACCGCTATTTCCCCCATGCGGAGGACTACCACCGGACCCACGACTTCGATTTCTGGCGCCTGGAACCGGTGCGCGCCCGCTTCATCGGCGGTTTCGGCGCCATCCACTGGGTGGATCAGCTGGTGCTGGCCAATGCCTTCGCCGGCGAGGCGGAGATCAGCATGCTGGAGCACATGAACAGCGACCACGCCACTGCCATTGCCCACTATGTGGAGCTGGCCGGGCTGCCGAAGGAGCCTGCCGCGGAGATGGTCGGGATCGACACTGAAGGATTCCACCTACGTATTGGTCAGACACTTTACTGGCTACCCTTCCCAACATCCTGTAACAACCCTGGCTCGGTCCGTCAGGCCTTGGTACAGCTGGCTCGCGCCGAATCCTGGCCGACCAGTGGAGAGGCGGTAGCTTGA
- a CDS encoding SDR family oxidoreductase → MQLKDKVIIITGGCQGLGRAMGEYLAAKGAKLALVDLNQEKLDEAVAACKAAGGDARAYICNVAVEEQVTHMVAQVAEDFGAINGLVNNAGILRDGLTIKVKDGEMTKMSLAQWQAVIDVNLTGVFLCTREVAAKMIELENEGAIINISSISRAGNMGQANYSAAKAGVAADTVVWAKELARYGIRVAGVAPGFIETDMVASMKPEALEKMTSGIPLRRLGKPMEIAHSVAYILENDYYTGRVLELDGGLRL, encoded by the coding sequence ATGCAACTCAAAGACAAGGTCATCATCATTACCGGTGGTTGCCAGGGCCTCGGCCGTGCCATGGGTGAGTATCTGGCCGCCAAGGGCGCAAAGCTCGCCCTGGTGGACCTGAATCAGGAAAAACTGGATGAAGCCGTAGCCGCCTGCAAGGCCGCCGGTGGCGACGCGCGCGCCTACATCTGCAACGTGGCCGTCGAGGAGCAGGTGACCCACATGGTCGCCCAGGTGGCCGAAGACTTCGGCGCCATCAACGGCCTGGTGAACAACGCCGGCATCCTGCGCGACGGCCTGACCATCAAGGTCAAGGACGGCGAAATGACCAAGATGAGCCTGGCCCAGTGGCAGGCGGTGATCGACGTCAACCTGACCGGTGTGTTCCTCTGCACCCGCGAAGTCGCCGCCAAGATGATCGAGCTGGAGAACGAAGGCGCCATCATCAACATCTCTTCCATCTCCCGCGCCGGCAACATGGGCCAGGCCAACTACTCCGCCGCCAAGGCCGGTGTGGCTGCCGACACTGTGGTCTGGGCGAAGGAACTGGCTCGCTATGGCATTCGTGTGGCCGGTGTTGCCCCTGGCTTCATCGAGACCGACATGGTCGCCAGCATGAAGCCGGAAGCCCTGGAAAAGATGACCTCCGGCATCCCGCTGCGCCGTCTGGGCAAGCCGATGGAGATCGCCCACTCGGTCGCCTACATCCTGGAAAACGACTACTACACCGGTCGTGTCCTGGAGCTGGACGGCGGCCTGCGCCTGTAA
- a CDS encoding PA2778 family cysteine peptidase, whose translation MRLWLAVLVLALAGCAGQQPMLTPQSDRLPQRVELIQTPFYPQEIYQCGPAALATLLVQRGVKTSPEELTPKVYLPAREGSLKLELVAAARQYGMLVYPLEPNLDALLAQVAAGNPVLVMQNLGLDWLPRWHFAVVVGYDRGKDELVLRSGTEKRWVTDLRSFDRTWQRAERWAVVTLPTDKLPAQAQLEPWIKAASDLEQTAQRPAAERAYRTAAEHWSKEPLPLFALANARYAEGDRDGAEAALRQSLKRKPDYALGWFNLSEVLNEKGCAAQAQQARACARQLAPGDVRLASPLGTPATGKGQCGALPVCGEGAAIRE comes from the coding sequence ATGCGGCTCTGGCTCGCCGTCCTGGTGCTGGCCCTGGCGGGTTGCGCCGGGCAGCAACCCATGCTGACGCCGCAGAGCGACCGGCTGCCCCAGCGGGTGGAACTGATCCAGACGCCGTTCTACCCGCAGGAAATCTACCAGTGCGGCCCGGCCGCGCTGGCCACCCTGCTGGTGCAACGGGGCGTGAAGACTTCACCCGAAGAGCTCACCCCCAAGGTCTATCTGCCCGCCCGTGAGGGCAGCCTGAAGCTGGAACTGGTGGCCGCTGCGCGCCAGTACGGCATGTTGGTCTACCCGCTCGAACCGAACCTGGATGCACTGCTGGCCCAGGTGGCCGCGGGCAACCCGGTGCTGGTGATGCAGAACCTCGGGCTGGACTGGCTGCCGCGCTGGCACTTCGCGGTGGTGGTGGGCTACGACCGCGGCAAGGATGAGCTGGTGCTGCGCTCCGGCACCGAGAAGCGTTGGGTGACTGACCTGCGCAGCTTCGACCGCACCTGGCAGCGTGCCGAGCGCTGGGCCGTGGTGACATTGCCGACGGACAAGCTGCCGGCGCAAGCGCAACTCGAACCCTGGATCAAGGCGGCCAGCGACCTGGAACAGACTGCCCAGCGCCCGGCAGCGGAACGTGCCTATCGCACGGCTGCCGAGCATTGGTCGAAGGAGCCGCTGCCGCTCTTCGCCCTGGCCAACGCCCGCTATGCGGAGGGGGATCGCGACGGCGCCGAAGCGGCCCTGCGTCAAAGCCTGAAGCGCAAGCCGGACTATGCCCTGGGCTGGTTCAACCTCTCCGAAGTACTCAACGAGAAGGGCTGCGCGGCCCAGGCTCAACAAGCCCGTGCCTGCGCTCGCCAGTTGGCACCCGGGGACGTGCGCCTGGCGTCGCCTCTGGGGACACCGGCAACCGGAAAAGGGCAGTGCGGCGCACTGCCCGTGTGCGGGGAGGGGGCGGCGATTCGGGAGTAG
- a CDS encoding PA2779 family protein — MLSRHCNRRLASVLIAGQFVFLAQMPLAQAAMIGTPQAMQEQSLQQHQPVDQAQLRAMLDDKQVQQKLESLGVPREQVEARIASLTPAELQQFNQRLEQEPAGGWVGIIVLFLVIFIITDMLCATDIFSFIKCIN; from the coding sequence ATGCTTTCGCGTCACTGCAACCGTCGTCTCGCTTCCGTCCTGATTGCCGGCCAGTTCGTCTTCCTTGCCCAGATGCCACTGGCCCAGGCCGCCATGATCGGCACGCCGCAGGCCATGCAGGAACAGTCGCTGCAGCAGCATCAACCGGTCGACCAGGCCCAGTTGCGCGCCATGCTCGACGACAAGCAGGTGCAGCAGAAGCTCGAATCCCTCGGCGTGCCCCGCGAGCAGGTGGAGGCGCGGATCGCCAGCCTGACGCCGGCGGAGCTGCAGCAGTTCAACCAGCGCCTGGAGCAGGAACCGGCCGGCGGCTGGGTGGGGATCATCGTGCTGTTCCTGGTGATCTTCATCATCACCGACATGCTCTGCGCCACTGACATCTTCAGCTTCATCAAGTGCATCAACTGA
- a CDS encoding sigma-70 family RNA polymerase sigma factor has translation MNHGADALSPPPADSLQKLYSDHHGWLTGWLRRRLGCPQNAADLAQDTFLRVLLAREKPVILEPRAFLTTVARRVLANHFRRQDIERAYLEALAAQPEALAPSEEERAIILETLVQLDRLLDGLPPLAKKVFLLAQVDGMTYAEIAEQLDISLSTVKRHMVRAAQRCYFAESF, from the coding sequence TTGAATCACGGCGCCGACGCCCTTTCACCTCCGCCGGCCGACTCCCTGCAAAAGCTCTACAGCGACCACCATGGCTGGCTGACAGGCTGGCTGCGCCGTCGCCTGGGCTGCCCGCAGAATGCCGCCGACCTCGCCCAGGACACCTTCCTGCGTGTGCTGCTGGCGCGGGAAAAACCGGTGATCCTCGAGCCCCGCGCCTTCCTCACTACCGTGGCCAGGCGCGTGCTGGCCAACCATTTCCGCCGCCAGGACATCGAGCGTGCCTACCTCGAAGCACTTGCCGCCCAACCGGAAGCGCTGGCACCGAGCGAAGAAGAGCGCGCCATCATCCTGGAAACCCTGGTGCAACTGGATCGCCTGCTGGACGGCCTGCCGCCGCTGGCGAAGAAGGTCTTCCTGCTGGCCCAGGTGGATGGCATGACCTATGCCGAAATCGCCGAGCAACTCGACATATCCCTGTCCACCGTCAAGCGCCACATGGTCAGGGCGGCGCAGCGCTGCTACTTCGCGGAGAGCTTCTGA
- a CDS encoding FecR domain-containing protein, with product MRLSTVDRSRIAPAVAEQAVEWLVELQGGDISEQRRQAWQQWRAADSEHERAWQRIEAVNQGLRGLDTPLALAALGAPAQRNRREALKLLMLCALLGGGAFSLRDSEPLLAMRSDESTGVGERRALRLADGSRLELNTASAVDIRFDAGQRLIEMRQGEILLDGVSDPRPLRIHTPQGLIESRGGRLNVRILERSSRVSLFDGSADLLTDGQRQSLLPGQQANLSPTRIAPPASASEDSLAWTQGMLVASHMRLDDFLAELGRYRRGHLSCDPQVAGLLISGSYPLDNTERILAMLPRALPVEVHSLTRYWIKVHPRATG from the coding sequence ATGAGGCTTTCCACGGTTGATCGCAGCCGCATCGCCCCGGCCGTCGCCGAGCAGGCGGTGGAATGGCTGGTGGAACTGCAGGGCGGCGACATCAGCGAGCAACGCCGCCAGGCCTGGCAACAATGGCGCGCCGCCGATAGCGAACACGAGCGCGCCTGGCAACGCATCGAAGCCGTCAATCAGGGGCTGCGCGGCCTGGATACGCCGCTGGCCCTGGCAGCCCTCGGCGCCCCCGCCCAGCGCAACCGCCGCGAAGCACTGAAGCTGCTGATGCTCTGCGCCCTCCTCGGCGGTGGTGCCTTCAGCCTGCGCGACAGCGAACCGCTGCTGGCCATGCGCAGCGACGAATCCACTGGCGTCGGTGAGCGCCGCGCCCTGCGCCTGGCCGACGGATCGCGGCTGGAACTGAACACCGCCAGCGCCGTGGATATCCGCTTCGATGCGGGACAGCGGCTGATCGAGATGCGTCAGGGGGAAATCCTCCTCGACGGCGTCAGCGACCCACGACCGCTGCGCATCCACACGCCCCAGGGCCTGATCGAAAGCCGTGGCGGGCGCCTGAACGTGCGCATCCTCGAACGCAGCAGCCGCGTCAGCCTGTTCGATGGCAGTGCCGACCTGCTCACCGATGGCCAGCGCCAGTCGCTGCTGCCCGGCCAACAGGCCAACCTCTCGCCCACCCGCATCGCCCCGCCCGCAAGCGCCAGCGAAGACAGCCTGGCCTGGACCCAGGGAATGCTGGTGGCAAGCCACATGCGCCTGGACGACTTCCTCGCTGAACTCGGCCGCTACCGACGCGGCCACCTCAGTTGCGACCCACAGGTGGCCGGCCTGCTGATTTCCGGCAGCTACCCGCTGGACAACACCGAACGCATCCTCGCCATGCTGCCCAGGGCGCTGCCGGTGGAGGTGCACAGCCTGACACGCTACTGGATCAAGGTGCACCCGCGCGCCACGGGGTGA